The following are encoded in a window of Vespula pensylvanica isolate Volc-1 chromosome 2, ASM1446617v1, whole genome shotgun sequence genomic DNA:
- the LOC122626914 gene encoding uncharacterized protein LOC122626914 isoform X4, whose protein sequence is MESCSQGTRSCKYTPLSPYRGEVTIEWRTYEVSQQDKLQRIAIISIPLPTHTSCVKFSPNQELLLLCCIDGSVMLYDETKATIINIKAAFIPTLASWHNDGMIFSIGNDRGQFQHFDIALHCIRNQMLNDETSPANILDLSSYFRSQPALVRMEWNKRNQLNSHISYYSYGDSLFLLLFERGPIGVIRVVEGDNLSGDILVRRYLMLSQIEQATSLLLRLNWDTHPRICMHSLNQILNYLFKLPLTSEHESFIQNALGSFHVPIRPISQAIEDEYGDEVRDLTRRFFHHLLRYRMFEKAFRLAIDLNDHDLFMDIHFYALVVNDMEMANAAKEKAEQILSRSNSCNSSHSTCSRESCSLCSELTSDKGEESYSDESENSTKEDETTIKYPKRYNYKKNSNNHIPPLPILYPSYYDDKTLLPASLNNDPTSNKTDYNIISTSFNTPSNTLANTNFNDSSHIPVSNTFFASTSFSTPTYVTRANLTSISTVNSINRVQPYNKFSEDLMTTSFGNISLGKQKSSSLDRKHRDDILQLMINKSGTSDKQYNTNDRSVEDNVQTIPEENNFISTSFNNSTYEFVLDNVPSSSLIPSLSNIDNNIMSTSFSTMTCNTSVSHHSDNNSGSNIQCENTPFCYSSSIRNNDSSSNVVSQIDTSNTVIQSNKLTTTLHKAKNNALFATSKYSENPTTYDNNIKAFRAEDNLYMDHHQKICKKQSSNDIPPPPSITSSFTNYLQNLQRKNFSLSQSTLGLTSIDESSQKISSAKVMNIAPCILQRQNSASNILQDPCLHSNSKTCRINSDLAYIPYHGSCDSINVTMQHTNSNKIGSTNASSYSHSAYNLQSRLLEGRHIKVGSQIAINSNTGKEIKTSSNIPPLPIVNTSNSSNSKTYSMCPAFMDTPMSTNEKPKVKFSDTVTHILVPGTNQSHRQKRSTVTQLHVTDPKRELAESLPLCLGNEDYLKDFQPLSKDADNEISKESSKSEEGSKIKVVHFGLL, encoded by the exons ATGGAGTCCTGTAGTCAAGGAACACGATCGTGCAAATATACACCTTTATCGCCTTACCGG GGTGAAGTTACGATTGAATGGCGTACGTATGAAGTATCGCAACAAGACAAATTGCAAAGAATTGCTATTATCTCTATACCATTACCGACTCATACGAGTTGCGTAAAATTTTCGCCTAatcaagaattattattattatgctgCATAGATGGTTCCGTAATGTTGTACGATGAAACGAAAGCtacgattattaatataaaagctGCCTTT aTACCAACGCTAGCATCCTGGCATAACGATGgaatgatattttctattggAAACGATAGAGGCCAATTTCAACATTTTGACATTGCCTTGCATTGTATCAGAAATCAAATGTTAAATGACGAAACATCACCAGCAAATATTCTTGATTTGTCATCTTATTTCAG GAGCCAACCGGCATTAGTACGTATGGaatggaataaaagaaatcaattaaattctCATATTAGTTATTACAGTTACGGAGACTCgttgtttttattacttttcgaGCG GGGTCCGATAGGAGTCATTAGAGTAGTCGAAGGAGATAATCTTTCAGGAGATATATTAGTAAGAAGATATTTAATGCTTTCTCAAATCGAACAAGCCACGTCTTTATTGTTACGTTTAAATTGGGACACTCATCCACGTATTTGTATGCATTCTCTCAACCAaatcttaaattatttattcaagtTACCATTAACGTCCGAACACGAAA GTTTCATACAAAATGCATTGGGTAGTTTTCATGTACCAATTAGGCCAATAAGTCAAGCAATCGAAGACGAATATGGAGACGAAGTGAGAGACTTGACAAGAcgattttttcatcatttactAAG aTATCGCATGTTTGAGAAAGCTTTCAGACTTGCCATAGATCTGAACGATCACGATCTTTTTATGGACATTCACTTTTATGCTTTGGTTGTAAACGATATGGAAATGGCAAACGCGGCAAAGGAAAAGGCCGAACAAATTTTAAGCAGATCGAATAGTTGCAATTCCTCGC ATTCTACGTGTTCCCGAGAATCTTGTTCTTTATGTTCTGAATTAACGAGCGATAAAGGAGAAGAATCTTATAGCGACGAAAGTGAAAACTCaacgaaagaagatgaaacgaCCATAAAGTATCCCAAAAGatacaattacaaaaaaaattccaacAACCACATTCCACCCTTACCAATTCTCTACCCTTCTTATTACGACGACAAAACTCTTTTACCTGCATCACTGAACAATGATCCTACTAGTAATAAAACTGACTACAATATTATTTCCACATCTTTCAATACACCCAGTAATACTTTGGCAAATACTAATTTTAACGATTCCTCTCATATCCCCGTATCTAATACTTTCTTTGCATCGACATCTTTTAGTACACCGACATACGTGACCCGTGCTAATTTAACATCGATATCAACGGTAAACTCGATTAACAGAGTACAACCTTACAATAAATTTTCCGAAGATTTAATGACCACATCTTTTGGAAATATATCTCTTGGCAAACAAAAATCATCCTCTCTTGATCGTAAACATCGTGacgatatattacaattaatgattaataagtCGGGAACGAGTGATAAGCAATATAATACCAATGATCGTTCCGTCGAAGATAATGTCCAAACTATAcccgaagaaaataattttatatcaacttCATTCAATAATTCGACTTACGAATTTGTCTTGGACAATgttccttcttcctcgttaATTCCATCTTTGAGTAATATCGACAATAATATTATGTCGACATCTTTCAGTACAATGACCTGTAATACTTCGGTTTCACATCATTCTGATAATAATTCAGGATCAAATATACAATGCGAAAATACACCCTTCTGTTATTCCTCGAGTATTAGGAACAATGATTCATCGAGTAACGTAGTGTCTCAAATAGATACATCTAATACGGTTATacaatcgaataaattaacaaCCACGCTTCACAAAGCTAAGAACAACGCGTTATTTGCTACGAGTAAATATTCTGAAAATCCTACGACATACGACAACAATATAAAAGCTTTTCGCGCTGAGGATAATCTTTACATGGATCATCatcaaaaaatttgtaaaaaacaaTCCAGTAATGACATTCCACCACCACCTTCTATAACATCTTCTTTTACGAATTATCTTCAAAATttacagagaaaaaatttctccctttctcaaAGTACTCTCGGATTAACGAGTATTGACGAATCGAGTCAAAAGATCTCATCTGCTAAGGTAATGAATATAGCACCGTGTATTTTGCAAAGACAAAATTCTGCATCTAACATTTTACAAGATCCATGTCTTCATAGTAATTCCAAAACTTGTAGAATTAATTCTGATCTCGCTTATATACCGTATCACGGAAGTTGCGACAGTATCAATGTCACTATGCAACATACAAATAGCAACAAAATCGGCTCAACGAATGCTTCGAGTTATTCGCATTCTGCGTATAATCTGCAAAGTAGATTACTCGAAGGTAGACATATAAAAGTAGGGTCACAGATTGCTATAAATAGTAATACTGGTAAAGAGATCAAAACGTCGTCTAACATACCTCCATTACCTATTGTAAATACATCCAATTCCTCCAATTCAAAAACCTATTCCATGTGCCCCGCATTCATGGATACGCCAATGTCGACCAATGAAAAACCGAAAGTAAAATTTTCAGATACGGTTACGCATATATTAGTACCTGGCACG AATCAATCTCATAGACAGAAACGTTCAACCGTTACACAATTACACGTAACAGATCCGAAACGTGAATTAGCAGAAAGTTTACCATTGTGCCTTGGAAATgaagattatttaaaagattttcaacCCTTGTCTA AAGATGCagataatgaaatttcaaaggaATCTTCGAAATCTGAGGAAGGttctaaaataaaagttgTTCATTTCGGTTTGTTATAG